Genomic window (Methanomassiliicoccales archaeon):
CGTCCTTGGTCGCCTTCAGCATCTCCGCGTAAGGCTCCCCTCCAAGAATGGTGAACCCATGATGAGATCCCAGGATATTGACGGAGTCGCCAGGTCCTATCATTGACATATCAATTCTCTCGAGCGCCCTTTCAGTCGCTTCCCTGATAACCTTCACACCCGCATCCGAGGGGTAGATGCTCGCAAGGAAATCCGGGAACAGGTCTTGAACCCTGATCGAGACCATCTGTCCGAGGTCTGATGATCTCGCCTCGATGCTCTCAGGCAGCGGTCCGTACCTGGAAGGCTTGGGAGGGAGAGGCTTGACGGGGTCGTTGAACCTAGTGGACACCATTATCACCTCCCTCGGTCTTGGTCTCGAGCAACTTCTTGAACAGGGCCCGATCTTCTTCGAAGTAGAATCCCCTGGACGAGTATTTCGCGACTACCGACTCTGGAATGTCCCACACCGTGGGAGTCAGACCATACCACTGCCATCCGCCCTCGACCGGCTTGGGATCCTTTCCGGCCGCCACCAGCAGCCTCAAGATGGGCTGGAAGCACTCGACCTTGCACCCGGTCCTTGCCCCAACTTCCCTTGAGACTTCTTCCGGCGAGGATGCGCCCTGAATTATCGCGGCTGCAACCTCCTCGGCCCTAGTTCCTGTGCAGAAACAAAGAACCTGCTCTGGATGCAACCTCGCCTTTGAACATAGATCCGTTATCATTTGCCTATCGACCAAATTCGGGTCGACCCGGATGACCCTCGGGGTCGCAAGGTCTCTGAGGCTCACGGCCCCGAACTCACATCTCTCTGAACAAGCCCCGCAACCCACGCACGTACTCAAATCCACGACTGCTTTCTTTGCACCCTTTTCACGTCCGACCTTTATCGACAGAGTGGGGCACACTCTCTCGCAGGTTCTGCAGGCGGTGCACTTTTCAGGATCAACCTCGGCGAACATATTGATGACCCTCATCTTCTTTCCTCCAAGTGATTCCCGATAAACCGAAGAAATCGGATACGCCCGATTGCCCCGCTCATCCCTTTCTATAGACCTCATGATTCTCACTTGAATTAAACCTTTCAACATCTCTAGGCAACCCCCTACGAATTGCGGGAATGGCCGTGTCAGAACCGAATTTCGAATTTTTGGGATTGGTGAAATGAATGTACTGGACGCGTAACTATCGATTCCTTGCGGCCCCACTGTCCTTCCATCCAAGAATTGCCTTCTCAGATCATACCACATACAAGATCTTCCCAGATTGAACCTAGTTAATTAATGACCAATAGGACGGGTGGGTCCGATGGGTCAGGCAACTCGGGTGGGAGGTGCCCTGCTTGATAGCAGCCGATAGGTAAGAATGAGGATGATCATTAACGAGACTATCAAAGCTATCAAGGGAAGAACAGTGAAGCCTTGGAAAGCGCCCGAGACCCAACTGAGGAAGAATGCAAAGATGAAAACGATGGTTGAGCAGGATGCAAGCAGGAACACGATGTAGACTAGATTCCCTCTTATTGCCCTGATGGTCTCGCCCCAGTACGCTCCTCTGATCAGGAGGTTCCTTCGCAATCCCAACATTTGATCATAGGATCTCAGGAAGATGTACCCACTTACGATGATCACCCCATTGAGAAAGATTACCAGGTCCGGAAGGGTGCTGCTCAGACTTGACAGATCATTGGGGAAGCCCAGAATGAAGAATGGATCAATGTTGGAAAAGTGGAGTAACGATGGTATGTACAGAATTGTTGAGAGTAGGAGAATGGCTTTGAACCTTCTCTCACTCAGAGCGGCAATGCTAATGATCATCAGAAGTATGACGACCAGTACGGCCCCCATGCTGAAGCTCCACCCGAACTTCATGAGTGCGCTCAAGGCAGCATCCTCCAGAATACGAAAGATGTTGTTCGTAGTGAACACGTAGAGGGAGATTATGGCCACCAGTACCATCATGAGAGTCACTAGGATCCTGGAGCCTATGTCCTGTTCGCCCAAGAACCCTGTAGATGATCGCTGTATTGCCCTAGAATTAGTTGGCATCCCCACCACCCCTTCCTAGTCTGGAGACCACCAATTCCTGGAAATCCTGCTCAAGCGGGTTCCATGTTATCAGGTAGGCTCCCGAGGATCTCAACGATCGAAGCACTGGGAGTTTCCTCAACTCGGCTATCCTCTCGGCAAGCTTCTCGTTATCGGTGACCACCTCTTCGTCCCCGCCACCAACGTTGAGTAGGACTATCCGGGAGTTGCTCCCAGAGATGCGGCGCATCTGCCTCATCCCATCCATGAGATCTACAGCACCGCTCCCCCTCACCCTGGTGATGATTATGAACAGTGGGCTCGTGCCCGCAATATGGCCGCCTAGCCTCCTGACCTCCCGCTCAAGCGGTAAATCATCATCCCCAATCTCGGCACCGAGAAGCCTGCGAGTGATCAGTTTCTCTTGGCGGCGACCGCCATCGGGCAGGAGAGTGACCCCTTGATGATAGATGCTGAGGCCTACCTCACAATCCCTGGCCAAATAGAACCTAGAGAGACTAAGGGCTGCCTGGAGCCCATATTCGAAAGCATTCTTGATCGAGGAGGCGGACGCCATCCCCCTACCCCCATCCAAGAAAATCCAAACCCTCTTGGTGCCCTCCCTCTCGAAGTCGTTGACCAATATTACGTTCTTATCCAGACCTCCGCTCCTCACCGTTGCCTTCCAGTTTATGTTCCGAAAGGCGTCTCCCTTGACGTACTCCCTGATCTCCTTGAAATCGGTGGTAAGAGCTTTGACCCGGCTGATGGAGCTGGCGGGCATGGGTATCTTGATGGAGAGCCTGGGATCCCTGAGCTTCCTGAGATCATCAGACGCATGCTTCACAACTATCTCGGTGGCAGACCGGCCCCTTGAGAACTCGGTCTGAAGCAGACCGGAGAAGTGGAAGGCCTCGATTCTTGACTCCCCCACCTCGTAAGCTCCGCCACGGGTGCAGTGGAGGGTGTAATCAAGCATCTCCTGAAGTGGTCTCCGCCCCTTCCAAAACACTCTGAAGTTGGTTCCTTTCTCGAGGAAAAGGCGGTCGGGAACGGGATCGCTCACGGTGACCAACCCCCTTCCATGGGTCACATCCAAGTTTGTACTAAGGCGAACCATGTCGTTCACCTTGGCCTCGACCATTTTCTGTTTCCTGGAGATCTCGTGACCTCCAGGAGGCAATATGTTGAGTGAAACCACAGTGAAAAGCAGTGGTATGAATGATAGCAGGACCAGGAATATATTGGCAAAGAATATCCCTGCCAAGATGAGCAGGGCGAACAATGAGAATTCCGAGGCCATCCTGCTGGACCAAATCATCCTTCCACTACCTGGTGTAATCCCTTGGAACCTCCACCTCTTTCACAATTTTATCGACGATACCCGTGAGCGTCACTGAGCTGTCGAACTGGTATTCCATCTTTAGAATGAGGCGGTGGCACAGGGCCTCGTGAACGAACAACTTGACGTCATCCGGTACCACGAAATCTCGACCGCTGAGCGCAGCATTGGCCCTGGAAACCTTGAGCAAGGCCAGACCGCCCCTGGGGCTGGAGCCGACCTCCACCGCGGGATGCTCCCTGGTTGCCCTTACCATCTGGCTGACGTAGTCCAAGATCTGGTTATCCACGTAAATACCGTTCTCCACAGTATCCTGCATATCAAGGAATTGGTCTTGTGTGACTGCCTGCTCGACAAGCCCCAGAGGATTGTCGGACCTCCATTCGATCCTCCTCCTCAGTATCCTGGATTCCAGTTCTAGCGTTCGCACGTAACCTGTTGACATCCTCAGAAAGAAGCGATCCATCTGAGCCTCTGGGAGGGGGAATGTACCTTCCTGCTCGATGGGATTCTGGGTGGCGATGACGAAGAATGGAGGGGACAGAACATGAGTCACCCCCTCTATGGTGACCTGCCGCTCCTCCATAGCTTCCAGAAGAGCGGCCTGGGTCTTGGGAGGCGCCCGGTTTATCTCATCGGCAAGAAGGATATTCGTGAATATCGGTCCCTTTTCCAACACGAATTCCGATAGCTTCGGCTTCCATATCCTCGTTCCGAGGATGTCCGAAGGCATGATGTCGGGAGTGAACTGGACCCTGCCCCACTTGCATCCGGTGATCTTGGCAAACAACTTGGCAAGGAGTGTCTTGCCCAGACCGGGGTTGTCCTCAAAGAGGATGTGGCCGTTTGCCAGCGCTGCGCAGAGCATCTTCTTCACCACTGCATCGTCCCCCACGAAGATTTTCGTGGTGCTCTCGATGATCTTGTTCGTTAGCTCCTTGAAGTATTCAACCTCCAACCTAACCTCCTCCTTCAGATGATATGATGTTCTCTCCCTCCTTAAGGATGAAAGAAGGGTCCAGTTCCTTGATGGCCATATCCAGTGTTCTCTCAACCAGTGAGAGTCGGTCCAGCTTCCCGGCAGCAGCTATTTCCGCATAAGTCCACGTGAAGGCTAGCGGGACCTCCTTCTCTCGATAATCGATCAACTCGCTGAGCATCTTTGATATCGCATTTTCTGTGAGTCCGTTGGCCAACAGGGCCGATGTCACAACCACCAGCAGGTCCTCCTTCCGACCTTTCTCCACGAATGCATCCACCGCCATGGTGGCCACCTCCATGTCCCCCTCACCCTTGAGCACACGACCCATCTTCCTCCCCCAGCTCCCAGTGACTCGACCGCTGCTCGAAGCCCTCAACTGTATCAGAAGCCAAAGGATCACCATCGTCAGAAAGAAAGCCACGACAATCCACTCCAGCAAAGGTAGCTGATTGGAAGCCTCCGAGATCACCAGCGGCCTCAGTAGGAAGAGATATACCAATACCAATAGACCAATTGCCGAGGTCAGTACCACGACCGAGTCCTTGATGAAGATCCGACCCAACCTCCTGAGGATGAGGATGACATGACCATGGAAGAGCCCCAGAAGCGAGATGAGTCCTGGAAGGAGCGAACCCAGCAAAAAGGGAAGCATCGGATCCGGGTGCTGGTAGGGGAACAAGGAGAGAACGATGAGGGTCACCAAACCCAGAGTAAGAATGATCACGAACCTTATCAGAACCCACCTCGAAGGGGATGCGGAGCGGGAAAGAATCCCTACTCCCAAGACTACGCCTAAGAATAACACCGGAGCCACCAGGGGATCAAGCCCTGTCTGGATGCTCGAGGGGAACCCCACCAGGATCAGACTCACGCAGAGACAGGGCGCGAAGAAGTTGATGGAATCAGAGAGCGGGTCTGCCATTGTTCCCTTCAGAATGATCCTGAATATGGATGCGAGATATAAGAGAAAGACAGCCAGGAACAGGGGGTACATAATGAAGCCCAGCCTGCCGGATGGGCTGAGGAGCCCCATCACGATCACCCCTGAGAAGATTATGATGAATATCATCGTGAGGGTCCTGACCCATAATCCTCTGATCTCATCAAGGGAAAAGTTGGGCCTCTTTGGGATATGGGATTCCTTGAGATATTCGGGTAGGTCACTCCCCCCCATCAGATCAGCTCCGCTGTCGCCAGGAACATTCGCTCATACTCCTTCCTCGATATCGGATGATTGCTGTAATTGGCAAGCTCGAAGGCGGAGACCATGGTCTCCAGGTGCTCACTCCGGTCATGATACCTATCCTTTACCAGAGAATGGACCTCCCGGGTAGTCATGTCCTTCGTGAGCGAGGGGAAATGTCTGCCCCATCTCAGAATAGCGGAATTGAAGAGGTCCACCACCTCCTCCCTGTATACCACCGCCCTGATCATCTCCTCATGGATGCCGTTGACTCCCTCCAATTGGATGATGTGATCCCCCTTCTCCATGACCAGAGTGAAGAGCATACCGTCCCTGTCCCACATACCTTGGACCTCGCTTCCATCTATCCTAAC
Coding sequences:
- a CDS encoding 4Fe-4S dicluster domain-containing protein, yielding MRVINMFAEVDPEKCTACRTCERVCPTLSIKVGREKGAKKAVVDLSTCVGCGACSERCEFGAVSLRDLATPRVIRVDPNLVDRQMITDLCSKARLHPEQVLCFCTGTRAEEVAAAIIQGASSPEEVSREVGARTGCKVECFQPILRLLVAAGKDPKPVEGGWQWYGLTPTVWDIPESVVAKYSSRGFYFEEDRALFKKLLETKTEGGDNGVH
- a CDS encoding DUF58 domain-containing protein gives rise to the protein MIWSSRMASEFSLFALLILAGIFFANIFLVLLSFIPLLFTVVSLNILPPGGHEISRKQKMVEAKVNDMVRLSTNLDVTHGRGLVTVSDPVPDRLFLEKGTNFRVFWKGRRPLQEMLDYTLHCTRGGAYEVGESRIEAFHFSGLLQTEFSRGRSATEIVVKHASDDLRKLRDPRLSIKIPMPASSISRVKALTTDFKEIREYVKGDAFRNINWKATVRSGGLDKNVILVNDFEREGTKRVWIFLDGGRGMASASSIKNAFEYGLQAALSLSRFYLARDCEVGLSIYHQGVTLLPDGGRRQEKLITRRLLGAEIGDDDLPLEREVRRLGGHIAGTSPLFIIITRVRGSGAVDLMDGMRQMRRISGSNSRIVLLNVGGGDEEVVTDNEKLAERIAELRKLPVLRSLRSSGAYLITWNPLEQDFQELVVSRLGRGGGDAN
- a CDS encoding MoxR family ATPase, with product MLCAALANGHILFEDNPGLGKTLLAKLFAKITGCKWGRVQFTPDIMPSDILGTRIWKPKLSEFVLEKGPIFTNILLADEINRAPPKTQAALLEAMEERQVTIEGVTHVLSPPFFVIATQNPIEQEGTFPLPEAQMDRFFLRMSTGYVRTLELESRILRRRIEWRSDNPLGLVEQAVTQDQFLDMQDTVENGIYVDNQILDYVSQMVRATREHPAVEVGSSPRGGLALLKVSRANAALSGRDFVVPDDVKLFVHEALCHRLILKMEYQFDSSVTLTGIVDKIVKEVEVPRDYTR